Proteins from a genomic interval of Mycolicibacterium grossiae:
- a CDS encoding serine hydrolase: MTSSGPTARRNAGRLRRRAVGLTVATSLVAAVSCGCAHTSPAPAEAAYGTHIDTNTPQGLRAKQLLDMVNSDWPIGTVTVGTLAAPEIIEPVARDMDRLWADRPITVTGIDVGAGMARLHLRTSYAIDQEVELRTDDAGLVDRFEVTVDKPRIASWSDVDAELTKSGARYSYAASKVTNRTCTPVAGTHVDEPLPLASIFKLYVLLAVGQAANAGTLGWDDPLLITKADKDVGSAGFDKLPPGSHVSVREAAQQMISASDNMATDLLMTRVGPDAMHRALVSAGHHDPAAMTPFPTAHELFSIGWGRPDVRDEWRSATPAHRAEMLVRANHIPYDPDPERTRTPASPYGIEWYGTAMDVCRVHAALQSEATGRAAPIRDILSATPGIDLDGEKWPYIAAKGGNLPGDISFSWYARDRTGQGWVVSFQLNWPKYRSLAAATWLLSVATAGFGMLPVGVPSR; the protein is encoded by the coding sequence TTGACGTCCAGCGGACCGACGGCGCGTCGTAACGCGGGCCGGCTGCGACGCCGGGCGGTCGGACTGACGGTCGCCACCTCCCTCGTCGCCGCGGTCAGCTGCGGGTGCGCGCACACCAGCCCCGCGCCCGCCGAAGCCGCCTACGGCACGCACATCGACACCAACACCCCGCAGGGGCTGCGCGCCAAGCAGCTCCTCGACATGGTCAACTCCGACTGGCCGATCGGCACGGTCACCGTCGGCACGCTGGCCGCACCCGAGATCATCGAACCGGTCGCGCGCGACATGGACCGGCTGTGGGCCGACCGCCCGATCACGGTCACCGGCATCGACGTGGGCGCCGGCATGGCACGGCTGCACCTGCGCACGTCCTACGCCATCGACCAGGAGGTCGAGCTGCGCACCGACGACGCCGGCCTGGTGGACCGGTTCGAGGTGACGGTCGACAAGCCGCGCATCGCCTCGTGGAGCGACGTCGACGCCGAGCTGACCAAGTCCGGCGCCCGGTACTCCTACGCCGCGTCCAAGGTGACCAACCGGACCTGCACTCCGGTCGCCGGCACCCACGTCGACGAACCGCTGCCGCTCGCATCGATCTTCAAGCTGTACGTGCTGCTGGCCGTCGGCCAGGCCGCCAACGCCGGAACGCTGGGCTGGGACGACCCGCTGCTGATCACCAAGGCGGACAAGGACGTCGGGTCCGCGGGCTTCGACAAGCTGCCGCCGGGGTCGCACGTCTCGGTGCGCGAGGCCGCGCAGCAGATGATCTCCGCCAGCGACAACATGGCGACCGACCTGCTGATGACGCGCGTCGGCCCGGACGCCATGCACCGTGCCCTGGTGTCCGCCGGGCACCACGACCCGGCGGCGATGACGCCGTTCCCCACCGCCCACGAACTCTTCTCGATCGGCTGGGGCCGCCCCGACGTCCGCGACGAGTGGCGTTCGGCCACCCCCGCGCACCGCGCCGAGATGCTGGTGCGCGCCAACCACATTCCCTACGACCCCGACCCGGAGCGCACCCGCACGCCCGCCTCGCCGTACGGCATCGAGTGGTACGGCACCGCCATGGACGTCTGCCGGGTGCATGCCGCCCTGCAGTCCGAGGCGACCGGGCGCGCCGCGCCCATCCGCGACATCCTGTCCGCCACGCCGGGCATCGACCTCGACGGCGAGAAGTGGCCGTACATCGCGGCCAAGGGCGGCAACCTGCCCGGTGACATCTCGTTCAGCTGGTACGCCCGCGACCGCACCGGCCAGGGTTGGGTGGTGAGCTTCCAGCTCAACTGGCCGAAGTACCGCAGCCTCGCCGCCGCGACGTGGCTGCTGTCGGTCGCCACGGCCGGTTTCGGCATGCTGCCGGTCGGGGTCCCTAGCCGGTAG
- the mhuD gene encoding mycobilin-forming heme oxygenase MhuD, with protein MPVVKINAIEVPPDAGPELEKRFANRAHAVDGQPGFLGFQLLRPIKGEDRYFVVTQWESEEAFQAWASGPAVEAHAGQRAKPVATGASLLEFEVVLDVQRTDGAS; from the coding sequence ATGCCCGTCGTGAAGATCAACGCGATCGAAGTCCCGCCCGACGCCGGCCCGGAGCTGGAGAAGCGGTTCGCCAACCGCGCCCACGCCGTCGACGGCCAGCCCGGCTTCCTGGGCTTCCAGCTGCTCCGTCCCATCAAGGGCGAAGACCGCTACTTCGTGGTGACGCAGTGGGAGTCCGAGGAGGCGTTCCAGGCGTGGGCCAGCGGTCCGGCCGTGGAGGCGCACGCCGGCCAGCGGGCCAAGCCGGTGGCCACCGGCGCATCGCTGCTCGAGTTCGAGGTCGTGCTTGACGTCCAGCGGACCGACGGCGCGTCGTAA
- the radA gene encoding DNA repair protein RadA — MVKSGAKARTQYRCSECSHVMAKWVGRCPECGTWGTVDEVPVLATVGGGAARSVAPASPAVSIASIAPDATRHVPTGIEELDRVLGGGIVPGSVTLLAGDPGVGKSTLLLEAVHRWAAAGRRALYLSGEESAGQIRMRAERTGCTHPEVFLAAESDLQTALGHVDAVRPTLVVVDSVQTMSSSATDGVTGGVTQVRAVTTALTMAAKTTGIAMILVGHVTKDGAIAGPRSLEHLVDVVLHFEGDRASALRMVRGIKNRFGAADEVGCFLLHDNGIEGVADPSGLFRDQRPAPVPGTAVTVTLDGKRPLIGEVQALVAESSASMPRRATSGIDSSRAAMILAVLEKRAKLPLGRSDVYLSTVGGMRLTDPSSDLALAAAIASAARDVPMPADAVFLGEVGLAGDIRRVTGTDRRLAEAARLGFRFAMVPPGVGRAPTGLRLITIEDIGRLLHGVNRIAHNER; from the coding sequence GTGGTGAAGAGCGGGGCCAAGGCCCGAACGCAGTACCGCTGCTCGGAATGCAGCCACGTCATGGCCAAGTGGGTCGGCCGCTGCCCGGAGTGCGGCACGTGGGGCACGGTCGACGAGGTGCCCGTGCTGGCCACCGTCGGCGGTGGCGCCGCCCGTTCGGTGGCCCCCGCCTCCCCCGCCGTCTCGATCGCCTCCATCGCGCCCGACGCGACGCGGCACGTCCCGACCGGCATCGAGGAACTCGACCGCGTGCTGGGCGGCGGCATCGTCCCGGGCTCGGTGACGCTGCTGGCCGGTGATCCCGGGGTCGGCAAGTCGACGCTGCTGCTTGAGGCCGTCCACCGCTGGGCGGCCGCCGGCCGGCGCGCGCTCTACCTGTCCGGCGAGGAGTCGGCCGGACAGATCCGCATGCGGGCCGAGCGCACCGGCTGCACGCACCCCGAGGTGTTCCTGGCCGCCGAGTCCGACCTGCAGACCGCACTCGGCCACGTCGACGCGGTGCGTCCGACGCTGGTCGTGGTCGACTCGGTGCAGACGATGTCGAGCAGTGCGACCGACGGGGTCACCGGCGGCGTCACGCAGGTGCGCGCCGTCACCACCGCGCTGACCATGGCGGCGAAGACCACCGGCATCGCGATGATCCTCGTCGGGCACGTCACCAAGGACGGTGCCATCGCGGGACCGCGATCGCTCGAGCACCTCGTCGACGTGGTGCTGCACTTCGAGGGCGACCGGGCGTCGGCGCTGCGCATGGTGCGCGGCATCAAGAACCGATTCGGCGCCGCCGACGAAGTGGGCTGTTTCCTGTTGCACGACAACGGGATCGAGGGCGTCGCCGATCCGTCCGGGCTGTTCCGCGACCAGCGGCCCGCGCCCGTCCCCGGCACCGCGGTCACCGTCACGCTCGACGGCAAGCGGCCGCTCATCGGCGAGGTGCAGGCACTGGTGGCGGAGTCGTCGGCGAGCATGCCGCGCCGCGCCACCAGCGGCATCGACTCGTCGCGCGCGGCGATGATCCTCGCAGTCCTCGAGAAGCGCGCCAAGCTGCCGCTGGGCCGGTCCGACGTGTACCTGTCCACCGTCGGCGGGATGCGCCTGACCGATCCGTCCTCGGACCTGGCGCTGGCGGCGGCCATCGCGTCGGCCGCCCGCGACGTGCCGATGCCCGCCGACGCCGTGTTCCTCGGCGAGGTGGGCCTGGCGGGCGACATCCGGCGGGTCACCGGCACCGATCGCCGGCTCGCCGAGGCGGCACGGTTGGGCTTCCGGTTCGCGATGGTGCCGCCGGGCGTGGGCCGCGCACCGACGGGCCTGCGGCTCATCACCATCGAGGACATCGGACGGCTGTTGCACGGGGTGAACCGCATCGCCCACAATGAGCGCTGA
- a CDS encoding carbonic anhydrase, which translates to MPNSNPVSAWKALREGNDRFVSGTPQHPSQGIADRERLVEGQKPTAVVFGCSDSRVAAEIIFDQGLGDMFVVRTAGHVIDSAVLGSIEFAINVLGVPLIVVLGHDSCGAVKATVSAIEDGSVPGGYVRDVVERVTPSILLGRREGLSRIDEFETKHVNETVQQLRDRSTSIRDAIDAGTVAVVGATYHLADGRTELRDHIGDIGEA; encoded by the coding sequence ATGCCGAACTCGAATCCCGTGAGCGCATGGAAGGCACTACGCGAGGGTAACGACCGCTTCGTCAGCGGCACCCCGCAACATCCGAGCCAGGGCATCGCCGACCGGGAGCGGCTCGTCGAGGGCCAGAAGCCGACGGCCGTGGTGTTCGGGTGCTCCGACAGCCGCGTCGCCGCCGAGATCATCTTCGACCAGGGCCTCGGCGACATGTTCGTGGTGCGCACGGCGGGCCACGTCATCGACTCCGCCGTGCTGGGATCGATCGAGTTCGCGATCAACGTGCTGGGCGTGCCGCTGATCGTCGTGCTCGGCCACGACAGCTGCGGCGCGGTGAAGGCCACGGTGTCGGCCATCGAGGACGGCTCCGTGCCGGGCGGTTACGTGCGCGACGTGGTCGAGCGCGTGACGCCGTCGATCCTGCTGGGCCGCCGCGAGGGCCTGTCGCGCATCGACGAGTTCGAGACCAAGCACGTCAACGAGACCGTGCAGCAGCTTCGCGACCGCTCCACGTCCATCCGCGACGCGATCGATGCCGGCACCGTCGCGGTGGTCGGTGCGACGTATCACCTGGCCGACGGACGCACCGAACTGCGTGACCACATCGGTGACATCGGCGAAGCCTGA
- a CDS encoding CbtB domain-containing protein, whose amino-acid sequence MTARSDARTNAAPALDLSATRAAVWLSATAFLALLVLYFVGMDQGATSVFGADNTVIHEFIHDARHLLGFPCH is encoded by the coding sequence ATGACTGCTCGATCCGACGCCCGCACGAACGCCGCCCCCGCCCTGGACCTGTCCGCGACCCGCGCGGCGGTGTGGCTGTCCGCGACGGCGTTCCTCGCGCTGCTGGTGCTCTACTTCGTCGGCATGGACCAGGGTGCGACCTCGGTCTTCGGCGCCGACAACACCGTCATCCACGAGTTCATCCACGACGCCCGCCACCTCCTCGGCTTCCCCTGCCACTGA
- a CDS encoding alpha/beta fold hydrolase, with the protein MRTHALTDRGGSGAPVVLVHGLMGRGSTWSRQLPWLTALGHVYTYDAPWHRGRDVADPHPIHTERFTADLAAAVTELGGPATLIGHSMGGLHAWCVAAARPDLVRALVVEDMAPDFRGRTTGPWEPWILALPEEFGSLEEIHAAFGDVAGRYFAKAFDRTPTGWRLHGHTERWIEIAAEWGRRDYWAQWEAVTAPTLLIEAADSVTPPGQMRRMHEVGARTEYVFVPGAGHLVHDDAPGEYRRVVERFLTTFADRA; encoded by the coding sequence ATGCGGACCCACGCGTTGACCGACCGGGGTGGCTCGGGTGCGCCGGTGGTGCTGGTGCACGGGCTGATGGGCCGAGGCAGCACGTGGTCGCGCCAGCTGCCCTGGTTGACTGCGCTCGGGCACGTGTACACCTACGACGCGCCGTGGCATCGCGGTCGCGACGTCGCCGATCCGCACCCGATCCACACCGAGCGGTTCACCGCGGACCTCGCCGCGGCGGTGACGGAGCTGGGCGGGCCGGCGACGCTGATCGGCCATTCGATGGGCGGACTGCACGCCTGGTGCGTGGCGGCGGCGCGGCCGGATCTGGTGCGAGCGCTGGTGGTGGAGGACATGGCGCCGGACTTCCGCGGCCGCACGACGGGACCGTGGGAGCCGTGGATCCTGGCGCTGCCGGAGGAGTTCGGCTCACTCGAGGAGATCCACGCCGCGTTCGGCGACGTGGCGGGGCGGTACTTCGCGAAGGCCTTCGATCGGACGCCCACCGGCTGGCGACTGCACGGGCACACCGAGCGCTGGATCGAGATCGCCGCGGAGTGGGGCCGGCGCGACTACTGGGCGCAGTGGGAGGCGGTGACGGCCCCGACGCTGCTGATCGAGGCCGCCGACTCGGTGACGCCACCGGGCCAGATGCGACGGATGCACGAGGTCGGCGCACGGACCGAGTACGTCTTCGTGCCCGGTGCCGGTCACCTGGTGCACGACGACGCACCGGGGGAATACCGGCGCGTCGTCGAGCGGTTCCTAACGACGTTCGCCGACCGCGCCTGA
- a CDS encoding HhH-GPD family protein yields the protein MSLAADELLAWYDRAQRDLPWRRRGVSAWQILVSEFMLQQTPVARVEPIWLDWVARWPTPSATAAASAADVLRAWGKLGYPRRAKRLHECATVIATEHGDVVPDDVETLLTLPGVGAYTARAVACFAYGKRVPVVDTNVRRVVARVVHGRADSPASVRDLADVEALLPDDDRAPRFSVAVMELGATVCTARSPRCGLCPLGSCAWRAAGFPPAAEPARRPQRYAGTDRQVRGRLLDVLRARAAPVPRADLDVVWLTDTVQRDRALLSLLTDGLVEQTADGRFALAGEGGAHLDPGAGPLD from the coding sequence GTGAGCCTCGCCGCCGACGAGTTGCTCGCGTGGTACGACCGCGCCCAGCGCGACCTGCCGTGGCGCCGTCGGGGGGTCAGCGCGTGGCAGATCCTGGTCAGCGAGTTCATGCTGCAGCAGACCCCCGTCGCCCGGGTGGAGCCAATCTGGCTCGACTGGGTCGCCCGGTGGCCGACGCCGTCGGCGACCGCCGCGGCGTCCGCGGCCGACGTGCTGCGGGCCTGGGGCAAGCTCGGGTATCCGCGCCGCGCGAAGCGCCTGCACGAGTGCGCGACGGTAATCGCCACCGAACACGGCGACGTGGTGCCCGATGACGTGGAGACGTTGCTGACGTTGCCCGGCGTCGGCGCCTACACCGCCCGCGCCGTCGCCTGCTTCGCCTACGGCAAGCGAGTGCCCGTGGTGGACACCAACGTTCGTCGCGTCGTCGCCCGCGTGGTGCACGGCCGCGCCGACTCACCGGCCAGCGTGCGCGATCTCGCCGACGTCGAGGCGCTGTTGCCCGACGACGACCGTGCGCCGCGGTTCAGCGTGGCGGTCATGGAACTCGGTGCGACGGTGTGCACGGCCCGCAGCCCCCGTTGCGGCCTGTGCCCGCTGGGGTCGTGCGCATGGCGGGCGGCCGGTTTCCCGCCGGCCGCCGAACCCGCCCGGCGGCCGCAGCGCTACGCGGGCACCGACCGGCAGGTGCGCGGCCGGCTGCTCGACGTGCTGCGGGCGCGCGCCGCGCCGGTCCCCCGCGCCGACCTCGACGTCGTCTGGCTCACCGACACCGTGCAGCGCGACCGCGCGCTGCTGTCGCTGCTGACCGACGGCCTGGTGGAACAGACCGCCGACGGCCGGTTCGCGTTGGCCGGTGAGGGCGGTGCGCATCTCGATCCCGGGGCGGGCCCGCTCGACTAG
- a CDS encoding CbtA family protein, protein MEKQIIGRGLVAGALAGVLAFLFARLFVEPVIATAIAYEDGVGAAHEATEAAAGMAGHSHDHAGGGFSRAVQENIGMGFGVLAFSVAIGALFAVVFAVAYGRVGAVSARLLSLYVAGGMLLSLYVVPSLKYPASPPALSLDETIRQRTLLYLLMLVLSAALFVAAVYLGRRLTARLGTWNATVAAAGAYVVGIAVLMLVLPTIDETPGPLRDAAGDIVYEGFPADVLYDFRLYALGTQVVVYATIGLTFAALVSKLLDGKRHEALAG, encoded by the coding sequence ATGGAGAAGCAGATCATCGGGCGCGGCCTCGTGGCCGGCGCTCTCGCCGGTGTGCTGGCGTTCCTCTTCGCGCGGCTCTTCGTCGAGCCGGTGATCGCGACGGCGATCGCCTACGAGGACGGCGTCGGCGCCGCGCACGAGGCCACCGAGGCGGCGGCCGGGATGGCAGGACACAGCCACGACCACGCGGGCGGCGGATTCTCCCGCGCCGTGCAGGAGAACATCGGCATGGGCTTCGGCGTGCTGGCGTTCAGCGTCGCGATCGGCGCGCTGTTCGCGGTGGTGTTCGCCGTCGCCTACGGCCGCGTCGGTGCGGTGTCCGCGCGGCTGCTGTCGCTCTACGTGGCCGGCGGCATGCTGCTGAGCCTCTACGTGGTGCCGTCGCTGAAGTACCCGGCGAGCCCGCCGGCGCTCAGTCTCGACGAGACGATCCGGCAGCGCACGCTGCTGTACCTGCTGATGCTGGTGCTGTCGGCGGCGCTGTTCGTCGCGGCGGTCTACCTCGGCCGGCGGCTGACGGCACGGCTCGGCACCTGGAACGCCACCGTGGCCGCGGCCGGCGCGTACGTCGTCGGCATCGCGGTGCTGATGCTGGTGCTGCCGACGATCGACGAGACGCCGGGCCCGCTGCGCGACGCCGCGGGTGACATCGTCTACGAGGGCTTCCCGGCCGACGTGCTCTACGACTTCCGGCTCTACGCGCTCGGCACGCAGGTGGTCGTCTACGCGACCATCGGGCTGACGTTCGCGGCGCTGGTGTCGAAGCTGCTCGACGGGAAGCGGCACGAGGCGCTGGCTGGGTGA
- a CDS encoding histidine phosphatase family protein gives MSEVVRLTLVSHAMTDAMAAGRFPIDEPLNARGLRQLDATVELGPVDAATCGPEKRTRQTAELLGLRAEVDDALADLDCGTWRGQVLGGVAPAEMAIWLTDASQAPHGGESVVDLMARVRDWLASLGSRRGRLVAVTHPAVVRAAVLVALDAPPKSFWRVDVGPVSRTVLYLRGQAWTLRSTSGATG, from the coding sequence GTGAGTGAGGTCGTCCGGCTGACCCTGGTGTCGCACGCCATGACCGACGCCATGGCAGCCGGACGCTTCCCGATCGACGAACCGCTCAACGCGCGCGGGCTGCGGCAGCTCGACGCGACCGTCGAACTCGGCCCGGTCGACGCCGCCACGTGCGGCCCGGAGAAGCGCACGCGGCAGACCGCCGAGCTGCTCGGGCTGCGGGCCGAGGTCGACGACGCGCTCGCCGACCTCGACTGCGGCACCTGGCGCGGCCAGGTGCTGGGCGGGGTGGCGCCGGCCGAGATGGCGATCTGGTTGACCGACGCGTCACAGGCTCCGCACGGCGGCGAGTCGGTCGTCGACCTGATGGCGCGGGTCCGGGACTGGCTCGCGTCGCTCGGCTCCCGGCGTGGCCGGCTGGTGGCGGTGACGCACCCGGCCGTGGTCCGCGCGGCCGTGCTGGTGGCGCTCGACGCGCCGCCGAAGTCGTTCTGGCGCGTCGACGTCGGGCCGGTGAGCCGTACGGTGCTGTACCTGCGTGGGCAGGCCTGGACGCTGCGCTCGACGAGCGGCGCTACCGGCTAG
- a CDS encoding helix-turn-helix domain-containing protein encodes MLKSVSALVLDGLAVFEFGVVCEVFGIDRSADGVPNFDFKICGPEPGRALRTTVGASLTPDHGFDALIGADLVAIPAIAGGNYPEEALEAIRRAAASGSTILTVCSGAFVAGAAGLLDGRACTTHWMHADELAAMYPTAKVDRNVLYVDDGNLITSAGTAAGIDACLHLVRRELGSEVTNVIARRMVVPPHRDGGQRQYIDQPIPVRCSEGFAPQLDWILANLEKPHTVNTLAKRASMSARTFARRFVEETGRTPMQWVTDQRVLYARRLLEETDLDIDHVADRSGFGTATLLRHHFRRVIGVTPSDYRRQFSCTDCAATA; translated from the coding sequence ATGTTGAAGAGCGTCTCAGCGCTGGTGCTGGACGGCCTGGCCGTCTTCGAGTTCGGCGTGGTGTGCGAGGTGTTCGGCATCGACCGCTCCGCCGACGGGGTCCCCAACTTCGACTTCAAGATCTGCGGACCCGAGCCGGGGCGGGCGCTGCGCACCACGGTCGGGGCGTCGCTGACCCCGGACCACGGTTTCGACGCGTTGATCGGCGCCGACCTGGTGGCCATCCCCGCGATCGCCGGTGGGAACTACCCGGAAGAGGCGCTCGAGGCCATCCGTCGGGCCGCCGCATCGGGGTCGACGATCCTCACCGTGTGCTCGGGCGCCTTCGTCGCGGGGGCGGCGGGTCTGCTCGACGGCCGTGCCTGCACCACGCACTGGATGCACGCCGACGAACTCGCCGCGATGTACCCGACCGCGAAGGTCGACCGCAACGTCCTCTACGTCGACGACGGGAACCTCATCACCAGCGCGGGCACCGCCGCGGGCATCGACGCCTGCCTGCATCTGGTGCGGCGCGAACTCGGCAGCGAGGTCACCAACGTCATCGCCCGCCGCATGGTGGTGCCGCCGCACCGCGACGGCGGCCAGCGCCAGTACATCGACCAGCCGATCCCCGTGCGTTGCTCGGAAGGCTTTGCACCGCAACTGGACTGGATCCTGGCGAACCTGGAGAAGCCGCACACCGTCAACACCCTCGCCAAGCGGGCCAGCATGTCGGCGCGGACGTTCGCCCGCCGCTTCGTCGAGGAGACCGGCCGCACGCCGATGCAGTGGGTGACCGACCAGCGGGTGCTCTACGCGCGGCGGCTGCTCGAGGAGACCGACCTCGACATCGACCACGTCGCCGACCGGTCGGGCTTCGGCACGGCCACGCTGCTGCGCCATCACTTCCGGCGCGTCATCGGCGTGACGCCGTCGGACTACCGGCGTCAGTTCTCCTGCACCGACTGCGCCGCCACGGCCTGA
- the disA gene encoding DNA integrity scanning diadenylate cyclase DisA has translation MAVKPGGRAAARTTSNVVPLARPTLRETLGRLAPGTPLRDGLERILRGRTGALIVLGYDESVEAICDGGFSLDVRYAPTRLRELSKMDGAVVLSSDGTHILRANVQLVPDPSIPTDESGTRHRSAERTAVQTGFPVISVSHSMSIVTVYVAGERHVVPDTPTILSRANQTIATLERYKLRLDEVNRQLSTAEIEDFVTLRDVMTVVQRLEMVRRISLEIDADVVELGTDGRQLKLQLEELVGDNDTARELIVRDYHANPDPPSPAQVGATLEELDALSDNELLDFTALARVFGYPSTLEAQDSAMSSRGYRAMAGIPRLQFAHVDLLVRSFGSLQGVLAASASDLQSVDGIGSMWARHIREGLSALAESTIADQLA, from the coding sequence ATGGCCGTGAAGCCCGGCGGCAGGGCCGCAGCCCGCACGACGAGCAACGTGGTGCCGCTGGCACGTCCCACGCTGCGCGAGACGCTCGGCAGGCTCGCCCCCGGCACGCCGCTGCGGGACGGCCTCGAACGCATCCTGCGCGGCCGCACGGGCGCGTTGATCGTGCTGGGCTACGACGAGAGCGTCGAGGCGATCTGCGACGGCGGCTTTTCCCTCGACGTGCGCTACGCCCCGACCCGCCTGCGCGAGCTGTCGAAGATGGACGGCGCCGTGGTGCTGTCCAGCGACGGCACGCACATCCTGCGCGCCAACGTCCAGCTCGTCCCCGACCCGTCGATCCCGACCGACGAATCCGGCACGCGGCACCGGTCGGCCGAGCGCACCGCCGTGCAGACCGGCTTCCCGGTGATCTCGGTGAGCCACTCGATGAGCATCGTGACGGTTTACGTGGCCGGGGAGCGGCACGTGGTGCCCGACACCCCGACCATCCTGTCGCGCGCCAACCAGACCATCGCGACGCTGGAGCGCTACAAGCTGCGGCTCGACGAGGTCAACCGGCAGCTGTCCACGGCCGAGATCGAGGACTTCGTGACGCTGCGCGACGTGATGACCGTGGTGCAGCGCCTCGAGATGGTGCGCCGCATCAGCCTCGAGATCGACGCCGACGTCGTCGAACTCGGCACCGACGGCCGGCAGCTCAAGCTGCAGCTCGAGGAACTCGTCGGCGACAACGACACCGCACGCGAGTTGATCGTGCGCGATTACCACGCCAACCCGGACCCGCCGTCGCCGGCGCAGGTGGGTGCGACGCTCGAGGAACTCGACGCGCTCTCGGACAACGAGCTGCTCGACTTCACCGCTCTGGCCCGGGTGTTCGGCTACCCGTCGACGCTCGAGGCGCAGGATTCGGCCATGAGTTCGCGCGGCTACCGGGCGATGGCGGGCATCCCGCGCCTGCAGTTCGCGCACGTCGACCTGCTGGTGCGGTCGTTCGGCTCACTGCAGGGCGTGCTCGCGGCCAGCGCGAGCGACCTGCAGTCGGTCGACGGCATCGGCTCGATGTGGGCGCGCCACATCCGGGAGGGCCTGTCCGCGCTCGCCGAGTCGACGATCGCCGACCAGCTGGCCTGA
- a CDS encoding adenylate/guanylate cyclase domain-containing protein: protein MAGRSGAPRTHYASRGDLDIAYQVLGSGPLDLVVMPGPFVPIDAIDAEPAMYRFYRRLSGFCRVIRFDHRGMGMSSRIGSAETVTPSCWAEDAVSVLDAVGSERAAVLGSGFTAVSALLLAADHPERVSHLVLVNASARALWAPDYEAGTRPGGAEPFTTVALEPDAVERGFDVLRMVAPSVAGDRAFRSWWDHAGNRAASPSMARMANDVLTNADVRHRLPSIGAPALVLHRDRAGFVGAAHGRYLAEHLPGARYVELPGADTLYWTGDALPILDEIEQFVTGTRGDADPERVLTTIVFTDIVGSTQRASELGDERWRDLLDHHDAAVRAEFERFRGREVNTAGDGFLATFGSVSAALDCAECIVEAVRTLDLEVRVGVHAGEVEVRGDDVAGMAVHIGARVAALAGPGEVLVSSTVREIVAGSRRASIPRGEHDLKGVPGRWQLYGL from the coding sequence GTGGCCGGACGTTCGGGTGCGCCGCGGACCCACTACGCCTCGCGCGGCGATCTCGACATCGCCTATCAGGTGCTGGGCAGTGGTCCGCTCGACCTCGTCGTGATGCCGGGTCCGTTCGTCCCCATCGATGCGATCGACGCCGAACCCGCGATGTACCGCTTCTACCGCAGGCTGTCCGGGTTCTGCCGGGTGATCCGCTTCGATCACCGGGGCATGGGCATGAGTTCGCGCATCGGGTCGGCCGAGACCGTCACGCCGTCGTGCTGGGCCGAGGACGCCGTGTCGGTGCTCGACGCGGTGGGCAGCGAGCGCGCCGCGGTGCTGGGATCGGGCTTCACCGCCGTGAGCGCCCTGCTGCTGGCCGCCGACCACCCCGAGCGCGTCAGCCACCTGGTGCTCGTCAACGCCAGCGCGCGGGCGCTGTGGGCGCCGGACTACGAGGCGGGCACCCGGCCGGGCGGCGCCGAGCCGTTCACCACCGTCGCGCTCGAACCCGACGCCGTGGAACGGGGCTTCGACGTGCTGCGGATGGTCGCGCCGTCGGTCGCCGGGGACCGCGCCTTCCGCAGCTGGTGGGACCACGCCGGGAACCGGGCCGCGTCACCCAGCATGGCCCGCATGGCCAACGACGTGCTGACCAATGCCGATGTGCGACATCGCCTTCCGTCGATCGGCGCACCGGCGCTGGTGCTGCACCGCGACCGGGCGGGCTTCGTCGGCGCGGCGCACGGCCGCTATCTGGCCGAGCACCTCCCCGGCGCACGCTACGTCGAACTGCCCGGCGCGGACACGCTGTACTGGACCGGCGACGCGCTGCCGATACTCGACGAGATCGAGCAGTTCGTGACGGGCACGCGTGGCGACGCCGACCCCGAGCGCGTGCTGACCACCATCGTGTTCACCGACATCGTCGGGTCCACCCAGCGTGCTTCCGAGCTGGGCGACGAGCGCTGGCGCGATCTGCTCGACCACCACGATGCCGCGGTGCGCGCGGAGTTCGAGCGGTTCCGCGGTCGCGAGGTCAACACCGCCGGTGACGGATTCCTCGCGACGTTCGGCAGCGTCAGCGCCGCCCTGGATTGCGCGGAGTGCATCGTCGAGGCCGTCCGGACACTGGACCTCGAGGTGCGCGTGGGCGTGCACGCCGGGGAGGTGGAGGTGCGCGGCGACGACGTCGCGGGCATGGCCGTGCACATCGGCGCCCGCGTCGCGGCCCTCGCCGGACCCGGTGAGGTACTGGTGTCCTCGACGGTGCGCGAGATCGTCGCCGGCTCCCGCCGTGCGTCCATCCCGCGCGGGGAACACGACCTCAAGGGCGTCCCGGGCCGCTGGCAGCTCTACGGGCTGTGA